The Marinitoga hydrogenitolerans DSM 16785 genome includes a window with the following:
- a CDS encoding bifunctional 5,10-methylenetetrahydrofolate dehydrogenase/5,10-methenyltetrahydrofolate cyclohydrolase — translation MIINIDNLAKKITENILKTSTKHKIKLTSVALNPEKPTLAYLNSQRKLAKKLHIDFDLIKLSSKNELLETIHILNNKNDVHGIFLAQPLPFDPFEIISKINPKKDIEGITPFNLGNLLYEKSYFKPCTADSVERILNDFTTLDGKKVTVIGRSVIVGRPVSILLSNSKNNATVTICHSHTKDLKEITLNSDIIVSAVGKADFITKEMVKKNTIIIDVGINFKNGELTGDVSPDVKEIAYVTEVPGGVGEITSLILFENLTKAL, via the coding sequence ATGATTATTAATATTGACAATCTTGCAAAAAAAATTACAGAGAATATATTGAAAACATCAACAAAACATAAAATTAAGCTCACTAGTGTTGCTTTAAATCCTGAAAAACCAACATTGGCATATCTAAATTCACAGAGAAAATTGGCAAAAAAATTACATATTGATTTTGATTTAATCAAATTATCTTCAAAAAATGAACTACTTGAAACTATACATATTCTAAATAACAAAAATGATGTTCATGGGATTTTTTTAGCTCAACCATTACCTTTTGATCCTTTTGAAATAATCTCTAAAATCAATCCAAAAAAAGATATTGAAGGCATAACACCTTTTAATTTAGGAAACTTATTATATGAAAAATCCTATTTTAAACCATGCACAGCAGACTCTGTCGAAAGAATACTTAATGATTTTACAACATTAGATGGAAAAAAAGTTACTGTAATAGGAAGAAGTGTTATTGTAGGAAGACCTGTATCTATATTATTATCAAATAGCAAAAATAATGCTACTGTAACAATTTGTCATAGTCATACAAAAGATTTAAAAGAGATTACTTTAAATTCTGATATTATAGTATCTGCTGTGGGTAAAGCTGATTTTATAACAAAAGAAATGGTAAAAAAGAATACTATAATAATTGATGTTGGAATAAATTTTAAGAACGGGGAACTTACTGGTGATGTGTCTCCTGATGTAAAAGAAATAGCTTACGTTACAGAAGTCCCCGGTGGTGTTGGAGAAATAACTTCTCTAATTTTATTTGAAAATTTAACAAAAGCTTTGTGA
- a CDS encoding chromate transporter, translating to MLKMILIFFEIGFISFGGGWASLGVIKQLILENGLLTEKALQSAISISQMTPGPVAVNLATYIGYLKYGFLGAFFNTIFLIIPAIIYYIVAKNLLRKFNINKKRLIKSLRMGTIILISMTLLSVLKPVIINRSLISLLIAAYAFILFMKTKLDPIYIILSSALMGLIIAIL from the coding sequence ATGCTTAAAATGATCTTAATTTTTTTTGAAATAGGTTTTATTTCTTTTGGTGGAGGATGGGCATCTTTAGGAGTTATTAAACAGCTAATTTTAGAAAATGGATTATTGACAGAAAAAGCTTTACAGAGTGCAATATCTATATCTCAAATGACACCAGGCCCTGTAGCGGTTAATCTCGCTACGTATATTGGATATTTAAAATATGGGTTTTTAGGTGCGTTTTTTAATACAATATTTTTAATTATACCAGCTATTATTTATTATATAGTAGCTAAAAATTTATTGAGAAAATTCAATATTAATAAAAAAAGATTAATAAAATCGCTGAGAATGGGGACAATTATTTTAATATCAATGACTCTTTTATCAGTTTTGAAGCCAGTAATAATAAATAGAAGTTTGATTAGTTTATTAATAGCAGCGTATGCTTTTATATTATTTATGAAAACCAAACTTGATCCTATTTATATTATCCTAAGTTCGGCTTTGATGGGATTAATAATAGCAATATTATGA
- a CDS encoding chromate transporter, with product MLRLFWMFFKISAVALGGGYAMVPVMMKNLTNKGYLTNNEFKHILIVAQAMPGPIAFKISFLSGKKIAGIKGSIAATLGVLIPPFFSIILVASILKEYSDNIYVSGFINGAYASLIGMVGGILYDFIKSTKIRIYDILIIIFSVFIMFFYPRFTVIIFFASIILFYFLDKGFGKNA from the coding sequence ATGTTGAGACTTTTTTGGATGTTTTTTAAAATTTCAGCTGTAGCATTAGGTGGTGGATATGCTATGGTACCAGTTATGATGAAAAACTTAACAAATAAAGGATATCTTACAAATAATGAATTTAAACATATTTTAATAGTTGCACAAGCTATGCCAGGACCAATAGCTTTTAAGATTTCATTTCTCTCAGGTAAAAAAATTGCTGGAATTAAAGGTAGTATAGCTGCAACGTTGGGAGTATTAATTCCGCCTTTTTTTAGCATTATTTTAGTTGCATCTATTTTAAAAGAATATTCTGATAATATTTATGTTTCTGGGTTTATTAATGGAGCATATGCATCTTTAATTGGTATGGTTGGAGGAATTTTATATGATTTCATAAAAAGTACAAAAATTAGAATTTATGACATTTTAATTATAATCTTTTCGGTTTTCATAATGTTTTTTTATCCCCGGTTTACTGTTATTATATTTTTTGCTTCAATAATACTTTTTTATTTTTTAGATAAGGGATTTGGTAAAAATGCTTAA
- the deoD gene encoding purine-nucleoside phosphorylase yields MPTPHIEVDKKGIIAETVIMPGDPLRAKFIAENFLENPVLFNKVRNMFGYTGTYKGKKISVMGSGMGMPSIGIYSYELFKFYDVQNIIRVGSCGAYTDEIDLYDVILVEEAYSESTFAKVMAGIEDKILKPSFELNEKLENAAKDLNIPIHKGRIHSSDVFYRQNFDDYKKIRDEHGCIAVEMESFALFANAKVTGKNAACLLTVSDSLVTMKATSSEERMKSFTNMMKIALEMA; encoded by the coding sequence ATTCCAACACCACATATTGAAGTGGATAAAAAAGGTATTATTGCAGAAACTGTTATTATGCCTGGAGATCCTTTAAGAGCCAAATTTATTGCAGAAAATTTTTTGGAAAATCCTGTATTATTTAATAAAGTAAGAAATATGTTTGGCTACACAGGAACTTATAAAGGAAAAAAAATTAGTGTAATGGGTAGTGGTATGGGAATGCCAAGTATTGGTATATATTCATATGAATTATTCAAATTTTATGATGTTCAAAATATAATAAGGGTTGGTTCTTGCGGAGCATACACTGATGAAATTGATTTATATGATGTTATTTTAGTAGAAGAAGCTTATAGCGAATCAACTTTTGCAAAGGTTATGGCTGGCATAGAAGATAAAATATTAAAACCTTCTTTTGAATTAAATGAAAAATTGGAAAATGCGGCAAAAGATTTAAATATCCCTATTCACAAAGGTAGAATTCATAGTTCGGATGTTTTTTACAGACAAAATTTTGATGATTACAAAAAAATAAGAGATGAACACGGATGTATTGCTGTTGAAATGGAATCTTTTGCTCTATTTGCAAATGCAAAAGTTACAGGTAAAAATGCGGCATGTTTATTAACTGTTTCAGATTCTTTAGTAACAATGAAAGCTACATCAAGCGAAGAAAGAATGAAATCATTTACAAATATGATGAAAATAGCCTTAGAAATGGCGTAA
- a CDS encoding sensor domain-containing diguanylate cyclase, which translates to MKDILYKGLFDYTDNAIFYWNKHLKLIKANKRAAELLGYTSPDEMIGISYEKHIYDTEIEILERIKKAIENKTFIQIFEKKYISKHGKIRWVEVHISPILLKNNDDYIIQEIAYDITERKKLESQLDFEKRKFENYFNLSQTINIVLDKNGNIYDINNKACELLNVNKKEIIGSNWFDNFIEKEFKDEIKSVFFKIINNEIEQVEFYENEIVSKNGEKYLVSWHNGYIEENGRIKYIISSGIDRTKEKIYITQLEYNNILSTELLKLSNEIISFGYTDDLYKKILDKLVEVLPHAEAGSFVLKNGDYYEYKAVNGFDFDKLKKIKFQVDFESFLKDSPSIVTQWKNFYTAYGHDKFILKKYGKIDKIKETLVIPLYIKNLFYGFVNFDTFTKSFDEIELNFAKVLKSNLEFLLWKIETDKKLKYAAEYDFLTKIYNRQTFISKTTDLMKFEKRHKEKIAFIYMDINKFKQINDKYGHKIGDEVLKFFAEKVSSILRESDIFGRVGGDEFIISLPNTDKNGAEKVIEKINKALLTPFKYNNIEIYLSISYGYSIFPQDSEDINKLFDIADKRMYKNKKKYNEKK; encoded by the coding sequence ATGAAAGATATTTTATATAAAGGATTATTCGATTATACAGATAACGCTATTTTTTATTGGAATAAACACTTAAAATTAATAAAAGCAAATAAAAGAGCCGCAGAGTTATTAGGATACACATCTCCAGATGAGATGATAGGTATTTCTTATGAAAAACATATTTATGATACCGAAATTGAAATATTAGAAAGAATTAAAAAAGCTATAGAAAATAAAACCTTCATACAGATATTTGAAAAAAAATATATTTCAAAACATGGAAAAATAAGATGGGTTGAGGTACATATTTCACCTATATTATTAAAAAACAATGATGATTATATAATACAAGAAATAGCCTATGATATTACCGAGAGAAAGAAATTAGAAAGCCAACTAGATTTTGAAAAAAGAAAGTTTGAAAATTACTTTAATCTATCACAAACTATAAATATAGTTTTGGATAAAAATGGAAATATATATGATATAAATAACAAAGCATGCGAATTGTTAAATGTAAATAAAAAAGAGATCATAGGTTCAAATTGGTTTGATAACTTTATTGAAAAAGAATTTAAAGATGAAATTAAAAGTGTTTTTTTCAAAATAATTAATAATGAAATCGAGCAAGTTGAATTTTATGAAAATGAGATTGTCAGTAAAAATGGAGAAAAGTATTTGGTTTCCTGGCATAATGGATATATAGAAGAAAATGGGAGAATTAAATATATAATTTCTTCCGGTATTGATAGAACAAAAGAGAAAATATATATCACTCAGTTGGAATATAATAATATACTATCAACTGAATTGTTAAAATTATCTAATGAAATTATCTCTTTTGGCTATACTGATGATTTATACAAAAAAATATTGGATAAATTAGTAGAAGTTTTGCCTCATGCTGAAGCTGGGAGTTTTGTTTTAAAAAATGGTGATTATTATGAATATAAAGCGGTTAATGGTTTTGACTTCGATAAATTAAAAAAGATAAAATTTCAGGTTGATTTTGAAAGCTTTTTAAAAGATAGTCCAAGTATAGTTACACAATGGAAAAATTTTTATACTGCTTATGGTCATGATAAATTTATACTGAAAAAATACGGAAAAATTGACAAAATAAAGGAAACTTTAGTTATTCCTTTATATATAAAAAATTTATTTTACGGCTTTGTAAATTTCGATACATTTACCAAATCATTTGACGAAATCGAATTAAACTTTGCTAAAGTCTTGAAATCCAATTTAGAATTTTTGTTATGGAAAATAGAAACTGATAAAAAATTAAAATATGCTGCTGAATACGATTTTTTAACAAAAATCTATAATAGACAAACCTTTATTTCTAAAACTACAGACTTAATGAAATTTGAAAAAAGACATAAAGAGAAAATAGCTTTTATATATATGGATATAAACAAATTCAAACAAATCAATGATAAATATGGCCATAAAATTGGCGATGAAGTCCTAAAATTTTTTGCTGAAAAGGTTTCTTCTATTCTCAGAGAAAGTGATATTTTCGGAAGGGTTGGTGGTGATGAATTCATAATCTCCTTACCTAACACCGATAAAAATGGTGCCGAAAAAGTAATTGAAAAAATAAATAAAGCTCTTTTAACACCTTTTAAATATAATAATATCGAAATATATTTATCAATAAGTTATGGTTATTCTATTTTTCCACAAGATAGCGAAGATATAAATAAATTATTTGATATTGCAGATAAAAGAATGTATAAAAACAAAAAAAAATATAATGAAAAAAAATAA
- the abc-f gene encoding ribosomal protection-like ABC-F family protein, whose protein sequence is MLFKIENVSHNFGNQDIFYDVNLFVYEQDRIALIGPNGSGKTTLLKIINGEIEPLEGTVLKTKNLKLGYLKQFRTEELNLSLFEYVLKEIEKNINDEMKNKIVRSVLKGMGFKESEWERKINSLSGGELTRLALGRVLAGDYNLLILDEPTNHLDIYSIKWLINHLKNYKGALIFVSHDRTFISELANKFWEINNYKIWNFNGNYNQYLTLRKNKLTNIINRKKNLEKEIERLNAMIERFRKWGTEKMMKQAKFRETLRDKLIKEYEEIDNLKDDEIIKIKIPEPKRTGYNVLTVKNLSFGYEKGNLLLKNFNFEINEGEKITILGKNGCGKSTLLKILMGKLNSYNGIVNWGYNIKIGYLDQVISSLNKSLNVMNIIWKDVPEWKDFEVRKYLGRFGFSGDSVFKNVNSLSGGELTRLALSKLILQKPNVLILDEPTNHLDIFTVQTLEETLKEFKGSIIMVSHDEDLIKNISDRIFLIKDANLKEYGNFEEVLPKLIDDSFKLKKQNRTNLDFELSKKIKNKIKSLKREKKKLEGEFEDILLKIDEIENLMFTYSQNYQKLMELENEKSLLEKKLNDISNRENEIILELQELENIGG, encoded by the coding sequence ATGCTTTTTAAAATAGAAAATGTTTCTCATAATTTTGGAAACCAGGACATCTTCTACGATGTCAATTTGTTTGTTTATGAACAAGATAGAATAGCATTAATAGGTCCTAACGGTTCAGGAAAAACAACTCTTTTAAAAATTATAAACGGAGAAATAGAACCTTTAGAAGGAACAGTTTTAAAAACCAAAAACTTAAAATTAGGTTATTTAAAACAATTTAGAACAGAAGAATTAAACCTTTCATTGTTTGAATATGTTTTAAAAGAAATTGAAAAAAATATTAATGATGAAATGAAAAACAAAATAGTTCGTTCTGTACTTAAAGGTATGGGATTTAAAGAGAGTGAATGGGAAAGAAAGATAAATTCTTTAAGTGGTGGCGAATTAACACGTTTAGCTTTAGGTCGTGTATTAGCAGGTGACTATAATTTATTAATTCTCGATGAACCTACTAATCATTTAGATATATATTCCATTAAATGGTTAATTAATCATTTAAAAAATTATAAAGGCGCCCTTATTTTTGTTTCACACGATAGAACATTTATCAGTGAATTGGCTAATAAATTTTGGGAAATAAATAATTATAAAATTTGGAATTTCAACGGAAATTATAATCAATATTTAACTCTTAGAAAAAATAAGCTTACTAATATTATAAATAGAAAGAAAAATTTAGAAAAAGAAATTGAAAGACTAAATGCAATGATAGAACGTTTTAGAAAATGGGGAACAGAAAAAATGATGAAACAAGCAAAATTTAGGGAAACGCTAAGAGATAAGCTTATAAAAGAATACGAAGAAATAGATAATTTAAAAGATGATGAAATAATAAAAATTAAAATTCCAGAACCTAAAAGAACGGGATATAATGTTTTAACTGTTAAAAATCTTTCCTTTGGTTATGAAAAAGGTAATTTACTTTTAAAAAATTTTAATTTTGAAATAAACGAAGGAGAAAAAATAACCATTTTAGGGAAAAATGGTTGTGGAAAATCTACATTATTAAAAATTTTAATGGGAAAGCTAAATTCATATAACGGAATAGTCAATTGGGGATATAATATAAAAATTGGATATTTAGATCAAGTTATATCTTCCTTAAACAAATCTTTAAATGTTATGAACATAATATGGAAAGATGTTCCAGAATGGAAAGATTTTGAAGTTAGAAAATATTTGGGTCGCTTCGGTTTTTCTGGAGATTCAGTTTTCAAAAATGTCAACTCTCTTAGTGGCGGCGAATTAACAAGATTAGCTCTCTCTAAATTAATACTTCAAAAACCTAATGTTTTAATATTAGATGAACCTACTAATCATCTAGACATCTTTACTGTCCAAACTTTAGAAGAAACATTAAAAGAATTTAAAGGATCGATTATTATGGTTTCTCATGATGAGGATTTAATCAAAAACATCTCTGATAGAATTTTTTTAATTAAAGATGCAAATTTAAAAGAATACGGAAATTTTGAAGAAGTATTACCAAAATTAATAGATGATTCGTTTAAACTAAAAAAACAAAATAGAACAAATTTAGATTTTGAGCTGTCAAAAAAGATTAAAAACAAGATAAAATCATTAAAGCGAGAAAAAAAGAAATTAGAAGGAGAATTTGAGGATATTCTGTTGAAAATTGATGAAATAGAGAATTTAATGTTCACTTATTCACAAAATTATCAAAAATTGATGGAACTAGAAAATGAAAAGTCTTTATTGGAGAAAAAACTAAATGATATCTCTAATAGAGAAAACGAAATAATTCTTGAGTTACAAGAATTAGAAAATATTGGAGGATGA
- a CDS encoding glycoside hydrolase family 13 protein — protein sequence MFFGIYSDQSENFLTPTNPKIGDDVIVKIRVPKKYGEVSGNLYLLTKKNSNKYKHSPMHLENENSLFWYFSTKFKLTERYIRYHFELNFINHNKKIKYDSRGVAENRHIEDFVIIPEFEVPKWAIGAVYYQIFPDRFHNSDPSNDPVDGEYIYDGEPIKKKEWNELPHPTKGHTEFYGGDLKGIIDKLDYLKDLGIEVIYLNPIFVSPSPHKYDTQDYEHIDPHLGVIVEDTDNLSEKYKVRTTSEKNLTESDKLFARLVEEAHKRNIKVVLDGVFNHCGSYHKWVNEYKIYGENVGVANDQNVPESEFFYWHKGEYEGWWGYKSLPKLNYDKTMLVWKYISKIGEKWVSYPYNADGWRLDVARDLGKNKNINKTFWRYFRKIVKKANKNAVIFAEDYESPKEWIESLSWDGVMNYIGSMDPISYFLTGTEKHNDEFKPELIGNSEWFIMHLKWAWSQLPLNSKYISLNQLSNHDHSRWATRTTKKIGRAHSSGHKEAETGIDWDIFKIGYLMAFTLPGAPGLYYGDEIGLAGWTDPDNRRTFPWENLNEKTYQERLIFTKNMIQFYKELSSLKNGSVEFLKWDKGFISYGVWNKDEHIIVIININETPYEFEIPVWISEIQDGILKTIFNTKPVKNKEFNVYNGVIKGNIPEKCAIVLQKL from the coding sequence ATGTTCTTTGGAATTTATTCCGATCAAAGCGAAAACTTTTTAACACCTACTAATCCAAAAATAGGCGACGATGTAATAGTCAAGATTAGAGTACCAAAAAAATATGGAGAAGTCTCTGGAAATTTATATCTTTTAACAAAAAAAAATTCAAACAAATATAAGCATTCACCTATGCATTTAGAAAATGAAAATAGTTTATTTTGGTATTTTTCAACAAAATTTAAACTAACAGAAAGATATATAAGATATCATTTCGAATTAAATTTTATTAACCATAATAAGAAAATAAAATATGATTCAAGAGGTGTTGCTGAAAATAGACATATCGAAGATTTTGTTATTATACCAGAATTTGAAGTTCCCAAATGGGCAATTGGCGCTGTTTATTATCAAATTTTCCCTGATAGATTTCACAATAGTGACCCTTCAAATGATCCTGTTGATGGTGAATATATTTATGATGGCGAACCTATAAAAAAGAAAGAATGGAACGAACTCCCACATCCTACAAAAGGTCACACAGAATTTTATGGCGGAGATTTAAAAGGTATTATAGATAAATTAGACTATCTGAAAGATTTGGGTATTGAGGTTATTTATTTAAATCCTATATTCGTATCTCCAAGCCCTCATAAATACGATACTCAAGATTATGAACACATAGACCCTCATCTTGGAGTTATAGTTGAAGACACTGATAATTTAAGTGAAAAATATAAAGTAAGAACAACTTCAGAAAAAAACTTGACTGAAAGTGATAAACTTTTTGCAAGATTAGTTGAAGAAGCTCATAAAAGAAACATAAAAGTAGTTTTGGATGGTGTGTTTAATCATTGTGGTTCATATCATAAGTGGGTTAATGAATACAAAATTTATGGTGAAAATGTTGGAGTTGCTAATGATCAAAATGTTCCTGAATCTGAATTCTTTTACTGGCATAAAGGTGAATATGAAGGATGGTGGGGATATAAATCTCTCCCAAAATTAAATTATGATAAAACAATGTTAGTTTGGAAATACATTTCAAAAATTGGTGAAAAATGGGTGAGTTATCCATATAATGCTGACGGTTGGAGACTCGATGTTGCAAGAGATTTAGGAAAAAATAAAAACATTAATAAAACATTTTGGAGATATTTCAGAAAAATCGTAAAAAAAGCAAATAAAAATGCCGTCATTTTTGCTGAAGATTACGAATCCCCAAAAGAGTGGATAGAGAGTTTGTCATGGGACGGAGTAATGAATTATATTGGTTCGATGGATCCTATTAGTTATTTTTTAACGGGCACAGAAAAACATAATGATGAATTTAAACCGGAATTGATTGGAAATTCCGAATGGTTTATAATGCACTTAAAATGGGCATGGAGCCAATTACCTTTAAATTCAAAATATATTTCATTAAACCAATTAAGCAATCATGATCATTCAAGATGGGCAACAAGAACAACAAAAAAAATTGGTAGAGCTCATTCTTCAGGACATAAAGAAGCCGAAACTGGAATTGATTGGGATATATTCAAAATTGGTTATTTAATGGCATTTACTCTTCCTGGAGCACCTGGATTATATTATGGAGACGAAATAGGTTTAGCTGGATGGACGGATCCAGATAATAGAAGAACTTTTCCATGGGAGAATTTAAATGAAAAAACTTATCAAGAGCGTTTGATTTTTACGAAAAATATGATACAATTCTATAAAGAGCTTTCTTCATTAAAAAATGGTTCTGTAGAGTTTTTAAAATGGGATAAAGGTTTTATATCTTATGGTGTATGGAATAAAGATGAACACATAATTGTAATAATAAACATAAACGAAACACCATATGAGTTTGAAATACCTGTATGGATTTCTGAAATTCAAGATGGCATATTAAAGACTATTTTCAATACTAAACCCGTTAAAAATAAAGAATTTAATGTATATAATGGTGTAATCAAAGGAAATATTCCAGAAAAATGTGCTATTGTACTTCAAAAATTATAA
- a CDS encoding STAS domain-containing protein — MKKEIYGNSATVFLQGRIDINNSEELRDELNELAENGIKRIFIDMSALEYIDSSGLGRILYFFMNYKKKGGSMELHNVKNENVKKVIEIVRLDKIIPVKDYNVE; from the coding sequence ATGAAAAAAGAAATTTACGGGAATAGTGCGACAGTTTTTTTACAAGGTAGAATCGACATAAATAATTCTGAAGAGCTCAGGGATGAATTAAACGAATTAGCCGAAAATGGGATAAAAAGGATATTTATAGATATGTCTGCTTTAGAATACATTGATAGTAGTGGGCTAGGTAGGATATTATACTTTTTTATGAATTACAAGAAAAAAGGTGGCTCTATGGAACTTCATAATGTAAAGAATGAAAACGTTAAAAAAGTGATTGAAATTGTTAGATTAGATAAAATAATTCCCGTAAAAGATTATAATGTTGAATAA
- a CDS encoding glutaredoxin family protein, whose product MAHVKIAIYTTSRCPWCKKAKKYFKQLGIPFKEYNVEKDQKAAEIMVRKTGQMGVPVIEIGNQTIVGFDKAKIEKLLGI is encoded by the coding sequence TTGGCTCATGTAAAAATTGCTATATACACTACATCTCGTTGCCCTTGGTGTAAAAAAGCAAAAAAATATTTTAAACAATTGGGCATTCCTTTTAAAGAATATAATGTAGAAAAAGATCAGAAAGCTGCAGAAATAATGGTAAGGAAAACAGGACAAATGGGCGTACCTGTAATAGAGATAGGAAATCAAACTATTGTTGGATTTGATAAAGCGAAAATTGAAAAATTATTAGGAATATAA
- a CDS encoding glutamine synthetase family protein, protein MIEFYKIDKLLEDYDFLDIMVVDIHGKMKHVTLPKSYVSEKTFKEGIGFDASNFGFAKVTDSDMVAIPDLLKMYLEIIEDRKIIHVLSDVINPLTGEFFNQYPRSITKETLKYIKKSNVADDAKMLVELEFHVFEKVSYKTAFTESYYFVENAEGLGEGHDYPRANASSYHLNEPYDIHFELRNNIVKVLENAGIPVKYHHHEVGIAQHEIELNFMSLVDAADNVTLAKYLIRRVASEYGLYVTFMPKPIFNMPGNGMHVHQYLEKEGKSLFVGNEIYNLSKLALNYTAGILKHSLSGALLAWSNPSTNSYKRLVPGFEAPISASFSKGSRSAAIRIPGYLSKADTRIEFRTGDATANVYFFLSAMILAGLSGIENNYDPIEMGFHSKGENNKEFPLNLKDVIIGLKEDNKYLKTFPESLINKWVDTKLKEANIIYSIPVPKEFELYFEL, encoded by the coding sequence ATGATTGAATTTTATAAAATTGATAAGCTCTTGGAAGATTATGATTTTTTAGATATTATGGTTGTAGATATACATGGAAAGATGAAACATGTAACTCTTCCAAAAAGTTATGTAAGTGAAAAAACTTTCAAAGAAGGAATAGGTTTTGATGCATCTAATTTTGGATTTGCAAAAGTAACAGATTCAGATATGGTGGCTATTCCGGATTTGTTGAAAATGTACTTAGAAATAATTGAAGATAGGAAGATTATTCATGTTTTATCCGATGTTATTAATCCATTGACAGGTGAATTTTTTAATCAATATCCAAGAAGTATTACAAAAGAAACATTAAAATATATAAAAAAATCTAATGTAGCAGACGATGCTAAAATGTTAGTAGAACTTGAATTTCATGTTTTTGAAAAAGTAAGTTACAAAACAGCGTTTACAGAATCCTATTATTTTGTTGAAAACGCAGAAGGCTTAGGAGAAGGGCATGATTATCCAAGAGCAAACGCTTCATCTTATCATTTAAACGAACCTTACGATATCCATTTTGAGTTGAGGAATAATATTGTAAAAGTATTAGAAAATGCAGGAATTCCTGTGAAATATCATCATCATGAAGTAGGTATAGCTCAACATGAAATTGAATTAAATTTTATGAGTTTAGTTGACGCAGCGGATAATGTAACTTTAGCGAAATATTTAATAAGAAGAGTTGCATCAGAATATGGATTATATGTAACTTTTATGCCAAAACCAATATTTAATATGCCAGGAAATGGTATGCACGTACATCAATATCTGGAAAAAGAAGGAAAAAGTTTGTTTGTTGGAAACGAAATTTATAATTTAAGCAAATTGGCATTAAACTATACTGCAGGTATCTTAAAGCATAGTTTATCAGGAGCATTATTAGCATGGTCTAATCCAAGTACTAATTCATATAAGAGATTAGTGCCAGGTTTTGAAGCGCCAATATCTGCATCATTTTCTAAAGGTAGTAGAAGTGCGGCAATAAGAATTCCAGGTTATTTGAGTAAAGCTGATACAAGGATTGAATTTAGAACAGGTGATGCAACGGCAAATGTTTATTTCTTTTTGTCAGCTATGATTTTAGCAGGGTTAAGTGGAATTGAAAATAATTATGATCCAATAGAAATGGGATTTCATTCAAAAGGAGAGAATAATAAAGAGTTTCCTTTAAATTTAAAAGATGTGATCATAGGGTTAAAGGAAGATAATAAATATTTAAAAACATTTCCAGAATCATTAATTAATAAATGGGTTGATACCAAATTAAAAGAAGCTAATATTATTTATTCAATCCCTGTTCCAAAAGAATTTGAATTATATTTTGAATTATAG